The following are encoded together in the Bradymonas sediminis genome:
- a CDS encoding DMT family transporter, producing MTQETPQNSTAPLFSVGLRYMAASAFFFSLMGVLVKVLGERLPSNEIVLARSFMLLLFAWLMIRRAGVSPWGNNKPLLFLRGLSGFAALSCFYYALTELPLADATLIMYINPVFTGILAAIFLKEAIGWPDIIGIAVSLLGVVLVAQPSFIFGGEGALNLFAVGVGMAGAILSAVAYVSVRKLRETDDNMTIVFYFPLVAAPASIPFAIPGFLIPVGWEWPMLAALGLVTFIAQVAMTRGLSLEPAGRATSISYLQVVFAFVWGMLLFQEFPDPLSIAGALLILASTVGVARWRSRRAG from the coding sequence ATGACCCAAGAAACCCCCCAAAATTCGACCGCCCCTCTCTTCTCCGTTGGCCTGCGCTATATGGCCGCCAGCGCGTTCTTCTTCAGCCTGATGGGCGTCCTCGTGAAGGTGCTCGGCGAGCGACTGCCGAGCAACGAGATCGTGCTGGCGCGAAGCTTTATGCTGCTGCTCTTCGCCTGGCTGATGATCCGGCGCGCCGGCGTGAGCCCCTGGGGAAATAACAAGCCGTTGCTCTTTTTGCGCGGCCTGTCGGGCTTCGCCGCGCTGAGCTGCTTCTACTACGCGCTCACCGAGCTCCCCTTAGCCGACGCCACCCTGATTATGTATATCAACCCGGTCTTCACCGGGATTTTGGCGGCCATCTTCCTCAAAGAAGCCATCGGCTGGCCCGATATCATCGGCATCGCCGTGAGCCTGCTGGGCGTGGTCCTGGTGGCCCAGCCCTCCTTTATATTCGGCGGCGAGGGCGCGCTGAACCTCTTCGCGGTCGGCGTCGGCATGGCCGGCGCCATCCTCTCGGCGGTCGCCTACGTCAGCGTGCGAAAGCTGCGCGAGACCGACGATAATATGACCATCGTCTTCTATTTCCCCCTGGTCGCCGCACCCGCCTCGATCCCCTTCGCCATCCCGGGATTCCTCATCCCCGTCGGCTGGGAGTGGCCCATGCTCGCCGCGCTCGGCCTGGTCACGTTTATCGCCCAGGTCGCCATGACCCGCGGCCTAAGCCTGGAGCCCGCCGGGCGCGCCACCTCCATCAGCTACCTACAGGTGGTCTTCGCGTTCGTGTGGGGCATGCTGCTCTTCCAGGAATTCCCCGACCCGCTGAGCATCGCCGGGGCGTTGCTGATCCTGGCGAGCACCGTGGGCGTGGCGAGGTGGCGCAGCCGGCGGGCGGGCTAG